The genomic window CTTTTAACATTCCATTGGTACTCATTCTGCAAATATATAGCTTTCTTTTATACATAGAAAAATTATGTATATTGATTTTAAGCTACTTACCAGTTTTATAGCAATCTTAGTACAGAATTATTATATTGATGATGAAATAATGATCTCAAAGATCACCCCTGTAAAGTGCGTCGGCAGCTCTTCAACTTTTCCATCAGATCACCTACTTTAAAAGGTTTAGAGATAAAATCATCCATTCCGGCCTTCAGGCAATCTTCTTTGTCCTCAACCATAGCGTTCGCAGTCATCGCTATAATTACAGGCTGGTTGACAGAGAGCTCCCGTATCTTTCTGGTTGCTTCAAGTCCATCCATTTCGGGCATGCGAACATCCATCAGGATAAGATCATATACATTTCCATCGTTCATACGGATCACTTCCAGACCGTTTTCGGCAAGATCAGGCTGATAACCGAGTTTCTTTAAAACCGTGATAATCAGCTTCTGGTTTATCAGATTATCCTCAGCAACCAGAATACGAAGAGGTGTCTCTGTCGCGAAATGAACAGAAAGAACATTAGCGGCATTCGCGTTTTCAGGAACCGACTTATCTATGGGCCGCTCAAATGCTTTCTCTAGACCGACAAGTAACTTACTAACCGAAACGGGTTTAATAACAATTGAAGAAAAAAGATCCGGGTGTTTTGATTCCACTCTATTTCTTAAAGAACTCAGCAGGATCACAGGAACAAGGTTATTTATTTCTTTTATTCTTTGGCTCGTGGTGATACCATCCATCCCGGGCATTTGCAGATCGGTAATAACTAAGTCCAGATCCTTTGTTCCGGTAAATATCCGCAACGCTTCTTCTCCCGACGCCGCTGTAAACACATAAAGCTTATGCGCTTCTAACTGTCTTTTAAGTATATTAAGATGGGTCTCATTATCATCTACGATGAGTATCTTTTTGCCCTTAAATAGCTTATCAAACGGCATGCTATTTAAATCATCTGTACTGCCAGAAACCTTCGACTTAATCGTAAAACAAAAAGAAGCGCCAGCACCAGCTGTACTTTTTACAGATATTTCACCGCCCAGCAGCTTAGTTAACCGCTCACTGATCACCAGGCCTAATCCCGTTCCGCCAAACTTTCTTGTAGACGATGAATCAATCTGCGAGAAAGCATTAAACAATTTTGAAATATTTTCTTCAGAAATGCCAATTCCTGTATCCCTGACTTCAAAACACAGTTCTACCTCTTCGTTTTTCAGCGTTTTTCCCAGAGTCACTGCTACAAGTATCTCGCCTTCCTTAGTGAATTTCGACGCATTCCCTACCAGGTTTATCAGAATCTGGCGAAGTCTGAACCTGTCGGAGAAAATGAGAGAAGGAACCTTTGGATCAATCAGATACATTAACTCGACACCCAATTGTGCTGTTTCGTGAGAGAATAAACTCAACACCTCTTCTATACACTCTCTGAGAGAAAAATACTGACAATCAAGGCCCATTTTTCCTGATTCTATTTTAGAAAAGTCAAGAATGTCATTAATGAGCGTTAACAACGCCTCGCCACTTGTATTAATGGTTTCTGCATACCCGCGCTGCTCATGATTAAGGGGCGTTTCGAGCAAGAGTGACGCTGTACCAAGAACACTGTTCATCGGCGTCCGGATTTCATGACTCATTGTAGCTAAAAATGTACTTTTCGCCTGATTGGCCATTTCTGCTTCTTTTCGGGCTTCCTCTGCCTTTTTCCGGGCTTTCTGCTCCTGTTCCTGCTGCTTCAGGAGCTGTAAGTTCATTGTATACAGCTGGTCGGATTGTGAATGAAGCTCTTCGGCCTGCACTTGCAGCTCCTCCGACTGAGCCTGAAGTTCCTCCGATTGAGTTTGTAACTCACGATTTAAATGTCGCAAGTATTCAGCCTGCCTGCTTATTTGCTCCGTTCGCTGCTGAACTTGTTTTTCGAGCCGGGCCTTCTGTTTTTTTATCAGATCAATCCTGAAACGATAGAATGACCATGCGCCAAATCCTATTAGCGTAACAAGCGACAGTCTGAACCACCATGTCATCCAGTATGGCGGTAAAATTACAATCTTAATAGAAGTATCCCTGTTATTCCATAAGCCCTCGTTATTTGAAGCCTTCACACGGAATATATAGGTTCCGGGATTAAGATTGGTATAGGTTGCTTTTCTTTCATTCCCTACATAATTCCAGTCCTTATCAAAACCTTCAAGGAAATACGCATATTGGTTCTTTTCAGGAATAGTAAAGTTCAAAGCAGCAAACTGGATCGTAAATACAGATTGAGAATGAGATAAATGTATTTCCCTGGCGCTCAAAATGCTTTCCTTCAAGGGTGAGTTCTTTTGCCCGACAACGACTTTTCTGTTAAACAACTGAAAATCGGTAAGAACTACCGATGGGATATTAGTGTTACGGGCCAGGGAAGCCGGATGAAATATATTAAACCCGCTCACCCCACCGAATATTATATCTCCATTCTTCGCTTTTAAGCCGGCGCCAACATTGAATTCGTGACTTTGTAAACCGTTATGAACATTGAAGTTTCTGTAGCTTTCCTTTTTAGGGTCAAAACAGGTGATCCCCTGGTTGGTGCTTAGCCATATCCTTCCTTGTTCATCACCACTAATATAGTTTATTACATTATTGATCAGACCTTCCTCCTCCGTGTACGACTTAAATCTTTTTGTATGGGGATCAAAACGGTTTACTCCTCCTTCCATCGTACCGACCCACATAGTGCCATTTTTGTCTTCATAAAGCGAGCTTACCACATTGCTGCTAAGACCGCTGTTCTGGCTATTTAATCTCGTAACCTTCTTTGTTTCAGGACTGACTATACTGATACCACTTGAATAGGATCCTACCCAGATATTTCCGCCTTTATCCTCACGCAATGCCTGTACAGTATTATCGCTAATGCTATTATTATCAAGAGAATTATGAACGTATTTTTCAACAATGCCGGTCTTTTTGTCTAAAACATTAACTCCCCCGCCATCGGTACCTATCCAGATCCGGCCCCTTCTATCCTCTATCAGAGCATACACCGCAATGCTGTTGATATCGGAAATTCCCTTCCCCACTTTATAATGATGAAAAGTACCGTTTCGGGGATTAAAGCTGTTTAGTCCTGTGTCATACGTACCTATCCATATCAGGTCGCTCTCCTTGTCCTTGAGTAACACAGATATATAGTTGCTGCTAAGGCCATATTTATCGTGAGTGTGCCTGTAAAAAGTGAAGGTCCCGCGCGACCGGTTAAAGTATTGCAGACCACCGTCGGTTCCTATATAGAGATTGCCTGACGCGTCTTCAGCAAAAGCTCTTACTACATTGTCGGCATTATTCTCGTTCCCGCTGCTAGCCTTGTAAGACGGAAAAAAAGACAGATTCTTATCGTATTTATTCACACCTTCGGAAGCTGTTCCTACCCATAAAATACCCTGTGGGTCTTCGAGAATAGAATAAATACCGTTGTCCGGAATCCAATTTTTATTACTTACACTTTTGTTTATAGGGACAAAAGTCCTTTTCCTGGTGTCAAACAGGTGAAGCTTAGTCTCCGTGCCTACCCAAAACCGATCTCTGCCACTCTTGGAGATACAATTAATCGGATTGGTTTCATAGCTTGTATTATTATCCGACTCTGTGTTAAAACGTAAGAACTTACCTGTTTCCCTGTTCAGCAAGTTTAATCCGGCTCCTGTACCAACCCATAGCTGTCCGCTTCCGTCTTCTCCTATTACGTTTACCGAATTATTGCTTATACTATTTATGTCTGCGCGGCTGTAATAGAAATGCTGGAACTTGCCATTTTTTTCATCGAGCAGATTTAAGCCTCTGGAGGTTCCTACCCACATTTTTCCTTTAGAATCCTGAAAAACAGCATAAACCCGGGGGTTGCTTAAGCTGCCCGGATCAGATGTTTTAAGATAACGTTTAAACGTTCGGGTTTTCCTGTTATATACATTTAGCCCCGATTCGGTGCCAACCCACAGCCTGTTCCGCCTGTCTTCGTAGATAAACGTGATCCGGTTGCTGCTTAACGATTTCTCATCCCCTGCTTTTTCTCTGAAGTTTGTAAAAGAGTTGGTTTTTTGATCATATCTGCTCAACCCGCCAATACGCGTTCCTATCCATATGTAACCGTCTTTCGTCTGATACAGGGCTGTTATATTGTTGGCCGGCAAGCTTTCAGGATCATTTTTCTTGTATCTATAAACAGTAAAGCTATACCCATCGTATTTATTCAGGCCGTCCTGAGTACCGAACCACATAAAACCATACTGATCTTTCAGCATACACTGAACAGAATTCTGAGAAAGGCCGTCTGAAGTATTGATCTGGGTAAAATTCAACAACGCTTCCTGAGAAAACACCCCCGACAAACAGGATATCAATAAAACACCGACAAAAATAAACTCCCTATATAATCTCATCCAGGTTCTCTTAGACGCACCTTAAAAACTTAAGGTATCGGTTAAAGGAGGTGAATAGCACTTTATCTCCCTGCTAAGGTTCAGTTGAAAAGATTTATCATACATTCCCTCAAATGAATAATATCTTAAAAAGCCGCGATTCCTTTTTCTATCCCGGCAATACGAGCAATTTACTAAAACTTTTACTATCAAACAAAATAGGCAACAGGTATTATTTTCAAAAGAAAAAACCTATCCAGTTTTACTTCAGATGCCTTTATTCAGGAATAAAACGGAATCATCCAAAGCAATTTGCCTGCTTCAAACACATCCTCCTCTGCAGGCAATGTAACAAAACCCTCCGCCTTCACAAGGCCAGTCAGGTCACCAGACCCCGATCCGGTTACCGGTACGGCCTCCAAAACGCCCGCTATATTTCTCAGAGAAACCATCAGGTGATAAGAGAGCCTGGGTTTAAAAGCAACAGGTTCAGCCAGCCTGACGGGGACATACACTACAGGGGTTTCAAGTGATTGGCAGAGCCAGTACCGGAAGTAAAGATGATAGCACACAAAAGTC from Arcticibacter tournemirensis includes these protein-coding regions:
- a CDS encoding hybrid sensor histidine kinase/response regulator codes for the protein MRLYREFIFVGVLLISCLSGVFSQEALLNFTQINTSDGLSQNSVQCMLKDQYGFMWFGTQDGLNKYDGYSFTVYRYKKNDPESLPANNITALYQTKDGYIWIGTRIGGLSRYDQKTNSFTNFREKAGDEKSLSSNRITFIYEDRRNRLWVGTESGLNVYNRKTRTFKRYLKTSDPGSLSNPRVYAVFQDSKGKMWVGTSRGLNLLDEKNGKFQHFYYSRADINSISNNSVNVIGEDGSGQLWVGTGAGLNLLNRETGKFLRFNTESDNNTSYETNPINCISKSGRDRFWVGTETKLHLFDTRKRTFVPINKSVSNKNWIPDNGIYSILEDPQGILWVGTASEGVNKYDKNLSFFPSYKASSGNENNADNVVRAFAEDASGNLYIGTDGGLQYFNRSRGTFTFYRHTHDKYGLSSNYISVLLKDKESDLIWIGTYDTGLNSFNPRNGTFHHYKVGKGISDINSIAVYALIEDRRGRIWIGTDGGGVNVLDKKTGIVEKYVHNSLDNNSISDNTVQALREDKGGNIWVGSYSSGISIVSPETKKVTRLNSQNSGLSSNVVSSLYEDKNGTMWVGTMEGGVNRFDPHTKRFKSYTEEEGLINNVINYISGDEQGRIWLSTNQGITCFDPKKESYRNFNVHNGLQSHEFNVGAGLKAKNGDIIFGGVSGFNIFHPASLARNTNIPSVVLTDFQLFNRKVVVGQKNSPLKESILSAREIHLSHSQSVFTIQFAALNFTIPEKNQYAYFLEGFDKDWNYVGNERKATYTNLNPGTYIFRVKASNNEGLWNNRDTSIKIVILPPYWMTWWFRLSLVTLIGFGAWSFYRFRIDLIKKQKARLEKQVQQRTEQISRQAEYLRHLNRELQTQSEELQAQSEELQVQAEELHSQSDQLYTMNLQLLKQQEQEQKARKKAEEARKEAEMANQAKSTFLATMSHEIRTPMNSVLGTASLLLETPLNHEQRGYAETINTSGEALLTLINDILDFSKIESGKMGLDCQYFSLRECIEEVLSLFSHETAQLGVELMYLIDPKVPSLIFSDRFRLRQILINLVGNASKFTKEGEILVAVTLGKTLKNEEVELCFEVRDTGIGISEENISKLFNAFSQIDSSSTRKFGGTGLGLVISERLTKLLGGEISVKSTAGAGASFCFTIKSKVSGSTDDLNSMPFDKLFKGKKILIVDDNETHLNILKRQLEAHKLYVFTAASGEEALRIFTGTKDLDLVITDLQMPGMDGITTSQRIKEINNLVPVILLSSLRNRVESKHPDLFSSIVIKPVSVSKLLVGLEKAFERPIDKSVPENANAANVLSVHFATETPLRILVAEDNLINQKLIITVLKKLGYQPDLAENGLEVIRMNDGNVYDLILMDVRMPEMDGLEATRKIRELSVNQPVIIAMTANAMVEDKEDCLKAGMDDFISKPFKVGDLMEKLKSCRRTLQG